Proteins found in one Paraburkholderia caballeronis genomic segment:
- a CDS encoding amino acid permease gives MDNATPAANAPAADAATRGKYLGVTSIGLMTAAAVVTSLRGLPLLAKEEMTMFVYLAFTVVFYLIPASLVSAELGGAFADRRGGIYAWVAEAFGTRWGFLAIWLQWIQNVVWYPVALTFGAAALAYTIGRPELATNGIYVGLFCIVAYWLSTWVVLQGVEVFARIANWTFVIGTIVPGIVLLVLLGYWIRSGHPIGWQHLNDSALSQDGHARFWPAIHGFGTISFLAGIVLLFAGVEVQAVHVMDMRSPSRGYPAAIGLGALISVLIFALGALPIAAILPYDKISLQSGVFDAFGAVIGDLWHMSWLVAALSLLVGIGAISGVLAWLGSPSRGLLATAQEGELPPILQAKNRKGMPTHILLVQGLVVTVISCFYFVIRDVSVAFFLISAMTIALYLIAYMLMYAAAIQLRYSAPALPRPFRLPGGLAGMWLIAGIGFAGVLFSFVVSFFPPDQLPVGSPLLYTGLVVLGIVVFAGIPLIIHHVRRSDWASVREAPLVQKRPAAAPLN, from the coding sequence ATGGACAATGCAACCCCTGCTGCGAATGCCCCGGCAGCCGATGCCGCGACACGCGGCAAATATCTGGGCGTCACGTCGATCGGGTTGATGACGGCGGCGGCCGTCGTCACGAGCCTGCGCGGACTGCCGTTGCTCGCGAAGGAGGAAATGACGATGTTCGTCTATCTGGCCTTCACGGTCGTTTTTTACCTGATTCCGGCTTCGCTGGTGTCGGCCGAGCTGGGCGGCGCGTTTGCCGACCGGCGCGGCGGCATCTACGCGTGGGTGGCGGAAGCCTTCGGCACGCGCTGGGGTTTCCTCGCGATCTGGCTGCAATGGATACAGAACGTGGTCTGGTATCCGGTTGCGTTGACGTTCGGCGCGGCGGCGCTCGCCTATACCATCGGCCGGCCGGAACTGGCGACGAACGGCATTTACGTCGGCCTTTTCTGCATCGTCGCGTACTGGCTTTCGACGTGGGTGGTGCTGCAAGGCGTCGAGGTGTTTGCACGAATCGCGAACTGGACCTTCGTGATCGGCACCATCGTGCCGGGCATCGTGCTGCTGGTGCTGCTCGGCTACTGGATCAGGAGCGGCCATCCGATCGGGTGGCAACACCTGAACGATAGCGCGCTGTCGCAGGACGGTCATGCGCGATTCTGGCCCGCGATTCACGGCTTCGGCACGATCTCGTTTCTGGCCGGCATCGTGTTGCTGTTCGCCGGCGTGGAAGTGCAGGCCGTTCACGTGATGGACATGCGCAGCCCGAGCCGCGGTTATCCGGCGGCAATCGGTCTGGGCGCGCTGATCTCGGTCCTGATCTTTGCGCTAGGCGCGTTGCCGATCGCCGCGATCCTGCCGTACGACAAAATCTCGCTGCAGTCGGGCGTATTCGATGCGTTCGGCGCGGTGATCGGCGATCTGTGGCATATGAGCTGGCTGGTCGCTGCGTTGTCGCTGCTGGTCGGCATCGGCGCGATCAGCGGTGTGCTCGCATGGCTCGGCAGCCCGTCGCGGGGACTGCTCGCGACCGCGCAGGAGGGCGAATTGCCGCCGATCCTTCAGGCCAAAAACCGCAAGGGCATGCCGACGCATATCCTGCTGGTGCAGGGGCTGGTCGTGACCGTGATTTCATGTTTCTACTTTGTGATCCGCGACGTGTCGGTAGCCTTCTTTCTGATCTCCGCGATGACGATCGCGCTGTACCTGATCGCCTATATGCTGATGTATGCGGCGGCGATCCAGTTGCGCTATTCCGCGCCCGCACTGCCGCGACCGTTCAGGCTGCCGGGCGGCCTGGCCGGCATGTGGCTGATTGCCGGCATCGGTTTTGCCGGGGTGCTGTTCAGCTTCGTCGTGTCGTTCTTTCCGCCCGACCAGTTGCCGGTCGGCTCGCCGTTGCTTTATACCGGACTGGTCGTACTCGGCATCGTGGTCTTCGCGGGCATCCCGTTGATCATCCACCATGTGCGGCGAAGTGACTGGGCTTCGGTTCGTGAAGCGCCGCTCGTGCAAAAGCGGCCTGCCGCGGCGCCGTTGAATTGA
- a CDS encoding sensor histidine kinase, with protein MEITMSAHAHSFPPPADGVGQPDQDIPDGVVDGPFTRVVARFADGSAPVGASPGTTAPSDEILAIVAHELCNPLTPLQFAARALRLASVKRPEVSNMIDVIDRQIAQIARLAEDLTDATRVSRGELRLRKARVVLADVLSDFLDAAAVAAASRGQTFTVQIPDRMLRLEGDPMRLGQAVNNMVRNAVKYTPAGGAIEVSAIAEGRDLVVSVKDSGLGISAALLPHIFDLFAQSSRTLAASAGGLGIGLAVVKAVAEAHGGTVTAASGGPGKGSEFTLRLPVVVVEQCVC; from the coding sequence ATGGAGATCACCATGTCAGCGCATGCACACTCCTTCCCACCACCGGCCGACGGGGTCGGCCAGCCGGATCAGGACATACCGGACGGGGTGGTGGACGGCCCTTTCACGCGGGTGGTGGCGCGCTTCGCGGACGGCTCTGCGCCAGTCGGCGCTTCGCCCGGCACGACTGCGCCGAGTGACGAGATTCTGGCCATCGTTGCGCACGAGCTATGCAACCCGCTGACTCCTTTGCAGTTTGCCGCCCGCGCCCTCCGCCTCGCGTCAGTGAAACGGCCCGAAGTGTCAAATATGATTGACGTCATCGACCGGCAGATTGCGCAGATCGCGCGGCTTGCGGAGGATTTGACCGATGCCACGCGAGTCAGCCGGGGCGAGTTGCGTCTGAGAAAGGCACGGGTTGTACTGGCTGACGTGCTGTCGGATTTCCTTGATGCGGCCGCAGTCGCGGCCGCCTCGCGCGGCCAGACATTCACCGTTCAGATTCCTGACAGGATGCTGCGTCTGGAGGGCGACCCGATGCGCCTCGGGCAGGCTGTCAACAACATGGTGCGCAACGCCGTGAAGTACACGCCTGCGGGTGGCGCGATCGAGGTGAGCGCGATCGCCGAGGGACGGGACCTAGTCGTGTCCGTCAAGGACAGCGGTCTGGGCATTTCCGCGGCATTGTTGCCTCACATTTTCGATCTGTTTGCTCAATCCAGCCGGACGCTCGCAGCGAGTGCCGGTGGCTTGGGGATCGGTCTCGCGGTGGTGAAGGCCGTCGCGGAAGCGCATGGCGGCACGGTGACAGCCGCCAGCGGCGGCCCGGGCAAGGGCAGCGAATTCACGCTGCGGCTGCCTGTCGTGGTCGTCGAACAGTGCGTCTGCTGA
- a CDS encoding Crp/Fnr family transcriptional regulator translates to MADEQHLSGNHLLAVLPLAEWSRLSPHLVLVDMPLGQVVYESGDRLNSVYFPTTSIVSLLYVMADGASAEIAIVGNEGVVGVALFMGGETTPSRAVVQSAGKAYRLEARILKEEFHRAGPVQRLLLRYTQALITQMAQTAVCNRHHSIDQQLCRWLLLSVDRLPSNKLTMTQELIANMLGVRRPGVTEAAMKLQEAGLIRYNYGHIEILDRPGLEKRVCECYDVVKREFDRLLPDLKAL, encoded by the coding sequence ATGGCGGATGAGCAGCATCTCAGCGGGAATCATCTGCTCGCCGTTCTGCCGCTGGCCGAGTGGTCGCGCCTTTCGCCGCACCTGGTGCTGGTCGATATGCCACTGGGGCAGGTTGTCTACGAATCGGGCGACCGTCTGAATTCCGTTTATTTTCCAACGACGTCAATCGTTTCGTTGCTGTATGTGATGGCCGATGGCGCATCGGCGGAAATCGCAATCGTCGGCAACGAAGGCGTCGTCGGCGTGGCGCTTTTCATGGGCGGCGAAACCACGCCGAGTCGCGCGGTCGTGCAGAGTGCGGGTAAGGCGTATCGGCTGGAAGCCCGCATCCTGAAGGAAGAGTTTCATCGGGCCGGGCCGGTGCAGCGCCTGCTGTTGCGTTATACCCAGGCACTCATCACACAGATGGCGCAAACCGCGGTTTGCAACCGGCACCATTCGATCGATCAGCAATTGTGCCGATGGCTGCTGCTGAGTGTCGACCGCCTGCCGTCGAACAAGCTGACGATGACTCAGGAACTGATCGCCAACATGCTCGGCGTCCGCAGACCAGGGGTCACCGAAGCGGCAATGAAACTGCAGGAAGCCGGGCTGATCCGGTACAACTACGGGCATATCGAGATTCTGGATCGCCCCGGACTGGAGAAGCGCGTTTGCGAGTGTTATGACGTGGTGAAGCGCGAGTTCGACCGCCTGCTGCCCGATCTGAAAGCGCTTTGA
- a CDS encoding Crp/Fnr family transcriptional regulator, giving the protein MSKVNPPRGNHLIDVLPAAEWERLGPHLVLLDMPLGQVVYEPGGRLDHVYFPTTAIISLLYVMEDGASAEIAIVGNEGMVGIALFMGGETTPSRAVVQSAGQAYRLNARILKEEFHRAGAMQRLLLRYTQALITQMAQTAVCNRHHSIDQQLCRWLLLSIDRLPSNELKMTQELIANMLGVRRPGVTEAAMKLQDAGLIRYNYGHIEVLDRPGLEKRVCECYGVVKREFDRLLPDLQAL; this is encoded by the coding sequence ATGTCGAAAGTGAATCCGCCTCGTGGCAACCACCTGATCGACGTTTTGCCGGCGGCCGAGTGGGAACGCCTCGGGCCGCATCTGGTGCTGCTCGATATGCCGTTGGGGCAGGTCGTCTACGAGCCCGGGGGGCGGCTTGACCATGTCTATTTCCCGACCACGGCCATCATCTCGCTGCTCTATGTGATGGAGGATGGCGCGTCCGCCGAGATCGCGATCGTCGGCAACGAGGGCATGGTCGGCATCGCGCTCTTCATGGGCGGCGAAACCACGCCGAGTCGCGCGGTCGTGCAGAGCGCCGGACAGGCGTACCGGCTGAATGCGCGCATTCTGAAAGAGGAGTTTCACCGCGCCGGCGCGATGCAGCGGCTGCTGCTGCGCTATACCCAGGCGCTCATTACCCAGATGGCGCAGACCGCCGTGTGCAACCGGCATCACTCGATCGATCAACAGTTGTGCCGCTGGCTGCTGCTGAGCATCGACCGTCTGCCGTCCAACGAACTGAAGATGACCCAGGAACTGATTGCCAACATGCTCGGCGTGCGCAGGCCCGGTGTGACCGAAGCGGCAATGAAGCTGCAGGACGCGGGCCTGATCCGCTACAACTACGGCCACATCGAGGTGCTGGATCGACCCGGGCTCGAAAAGCGCGTGTGCGAGTGCTACGGCGTGGTGAAGCGCGAGTTCGACCGCCTGCTGCCCGATCTGCAGGCGTTGTAG
- the gnd gene encoding phosphogluconate dehydrogenase (NAD(+)-dependent, decarboxylating) has translation MQVGMTGLGRMGNGMVQRLMRKGHECVVYDSDGEAVTALRQAGATGAASLEDCVSRLTRPRILWMMLPAAAVDRELAALLPLLDAGDVVIDGGNSHYHDDIRRSAQLQAHGIHYVDVGTSGGIFGLERGYCLMIGGDNRTVQSLDPIFSALAPGADRVPVTPGRTRHGRTAEQGYLHCGPPGAGHFVKMVHNGIEYGLMAAYAEGLNILRNADIGKRQSEADAETTPLRDPQHYQYAFELPEIVEVWRRGSVIGSWLLDLTAAALENDPLLTQYAGRVSDSGEGRWTIVAAIDEAVPAPVLSAALYERFSSRGDADFADQVLSAMRHAFGGHPEKLAARADV, from the coding sequence ATGCAAGTCGGCATGACAGGATTGGGACGGATGGGCAACGGCATGGTCCAACGCTTGATGAGGAAGGGTCATGAATGCGTCGTCTACGATTCCGATGGCGAGGCGGTCACAGCGCTTCGTCAAGCGGGTGCGACCGGCGCCGCTTCGCTGGAGGATTGCGTTTCGCGCCTGACCAGACCGCGCATCCTCTGGATGATGCTGCCCGCCGCGGCGGTGGATCGCGAGTTGGCCGCGCTGCTGCCGTTGCTCGATGCCGGCGACGTCGTGATCGACGGCGGCAACTCCCACTATCACGACGACATCCGCCGCAGCGCGCAATTGCAGGCGCACGGCATTCACTACGTCGACGTGGGGACGAGCGGCGGAATCTTCGGGCTCGAAAGAGGCTACTGCCTGATGATCGGCGGAGACAACCGCACCGTGCAGTCGCTCGATCCGATTTTTTCCGCGCTCGCGCCGGGTGCCGACCGGGTGCCGGTGACACCGGGCCGAACCCGCCACGGCCGCACCGCCGAGCAAGGCTACCTGCACTGCGGTCCGCCTGGCGCGGGACATTTCGTCAAGATGGTCCACAACGGCATCGAATACGGACTCATGGCGGCTTATGCCGAAGGCCTGAACATCCTGCGCAACGCCGACATCGGCAAGCGGCAGAGCGAGGCCGATGCGGAAACCACGCCGCTTCGCGACCCGCAGCACTACCAGTACGCATTCGAACTGCCGGAGATCGTGGAAGTCTGGCGTCGCGGCAGTGTGATCGGCTCGTGGCTGCTGGACCTCACCGCCGCCGCGCTCGAAAACGATCCGTTGCTGACGCAGTATGCCGGCCGCGTATCGGACTCCGGCGAAGGACGCTGGACGATCGTCGCGGCCATCGACGAAGCCGTGCCCGCGCCGGTGCTGAGTGCGGCGCTCTACGAACGCTTCAGCTCGCGCGGCGATGCGGACTTCGCCGACCAGGTATTGTCCGCCATGCGCCATGCGTTCGGCGGCCATCCGGAAAAGCTGGCGGCAAGAGCGGACGTCTGA
- a CDS encoding glycine zipper 2TM domain-containing protein: MKQVHTVVAGVVLASVAILMFGCSDMSHRDADTAVGAGAGGVAGAVLTGGSVLGTVGGAAVGGVVGNQVGK; encoded by the coding sequence ATGAAACAGGTTCATACCGTCGTCGCTGGGGTCGTTCTGGCCTCCGTGGCGATTCTCATGTTTGGATGCAGTGACATGTCGCATAGGGATGCGGACACCGCGGTCGGCGCAGGGGCAGGTGGCGTTGCCGGAGCGGTGCTGACGGGCGGCAGCGTACTGGGTACGGTCGGCGGCGCGGCCGTCGGCGGTGTCGTCGGCAATCAGGTCGGCAAGTAG
- a CDS encoding DUF3309 domain-containing protein — MNMGMIVLIVVVLLLIGAFPSWPHSRNWGYFPSSILGVAAVAVLVLLLMGHL, encoded by the coding sequence ATGAACATGGGCATGATCGTTTTGATCGTTGTGGTTTTGCTGCTGATCGGCGCATTTCCCAGCTGGCCGCACAGCCGCAACTGGGGCTACTTTCCGAGCAGCATCCTCGGCGTTGCCGCCGTGGCTGTGCTGGTCCTCCTCCTGATGGGACACCTGTAA
- the pgm gene encoding phosphoglucomutase (alpha-D-glucose-1,6-bisphosphate-dependent), with translation MSINPLAGKLASRALLVNVPRLVTSYYSDRPDPAVASQRVAFGTSGHRGSALTCSFNEWHVLAITQAICRYRTQQGIDGPLFLGIDTHALSEPAYASALEVLAANGVEVMIAQNGEYTPTPAVSHAILAYNHHRTAGYADGIVVTPSHNPPESGGFKYNPPNGGPADETVTGWIEAVANGLLEDRLHGVRRMPLSRALRATTTHRHDFLNAYVGDLVNVVDMDVLRGAPIRLGVDPLGGAGVHYWGPIAQRYGLNLDVVSDEVDPTFRFMSVDWDGRIRMDPSSPYAMQTLIGQKDRFDVAFACDTDHDRHGIVTHDAGLLPPNHYLAVLIDYLYRHRPQWRPDAAVGKTIVSSGMIDRVTARLARPLYEVPVGFKWFVAGLLDGSLGFGGEESAGASCLRLDGTAWTTDKDGIVAALLSAEITTRTGRDPAEIYRDLTQRLGDPVERRVQAVATAAQRALLARLSPAQFPHAELAGEKIGQVLDRAPGNGAALGGIKVVTKNGWFAARPSGTEDLYKIYAESFLGEDHLTRIVDEAEALIDSTLAAQTAM, from the coding sequence ATGAGCATCAATCCTCTCGCGGGCAAGCTGGCGTCCCGCGCGTTGCTGGTCAACGTTCCCCGGCTCGTCACGTCGTACTACAGCGACAGGCCGGACCCGGCAGTTGCGTCGCAACGGGTCGCGTTCGGCACCTCGGGCCATCGGGGTTCGGCGCTCACGTGCAGTTTCAACGAGTGGCATGTGCTCGCCATCACGCAGGCCATTTGCCGCTACAGAACACAGCAGGGGATCGACGGTCCGCTGTTTCTCGGCATCGACACGCATGCGCTTTCGGAACCGGCGTACGCGAGTGCGCTGGAGGTGCTGGCCGCCAACGGCGTCGAGGTCATGATCGCGCAGAATGGCGAATACACGCCCACGCCGGCGGTGTCGCACGCAATCCTCGCCTATAACCACCACCGCACAGCGGGATACGCGGATGGCATCGTGGTGACGCCATCGCACAATCCGCCCGAAAGCGGCGGCTTCAAGTACAACCCGCCGAACGGCGGCCCGGCCGACGAGACCGTGACCGGCTGGATCGAAGCCGTGGCGAACGGCCTGCTCGAAGACCGGCTTCATGGCGTGCGGCGCATGCCGCTCTCCAGGGCGTTGCGCGCGACGACGACCCATCGGCACGACTTCCTCAATGCCTACGTCGGCGATCTCGTCAACGTCGTCGACATGGACGTGTTGCGCGGCGCGCCGATCCGCCTCGGCGTCGATCCGCTCGGCGGCGCCGGCGTGCACTACTGGGGGCCGATAGCACAGCGCTACGGCCTGAATCTCGACGTGGTCAGCGACGAGGTCGATCCGACCTTCCGCTTCATGAGCGTCGACTGGGACGGCCGGATTCGCATGGACCCGTCGTCGCCGTATGCGATGCAAACGCTGATCGGCCAGAAGGATCGCTTCGACGTGGCCTTTGCATGCGACACCGATCACGACCGCCACGGCATCGTCACCCATGACGCGGGGCTGCTGCCGCCGAATCACTATCTCGCCGTCCTGATCGATTATCTGTATCGGCATCGTCCGCAATGGCGGCCCGACGCGGCGGTCGGCAAGACGATCGTCAGCAGCGGGATGATCGATCGCGTAACGGCCAGGCTCGCGCGGCCGCTTTACGAAGTGCCGGTGGGCTTCAAATGGTTTGTCGCCGGCCTGCTCGACGGCTCGCTGGGGTTCGGGGGCGAAGAGAGCGCGGGCGCGAGCTGCCTTCGGCTCGACGGCACGGCATGGACCACCGACAAGGACGGCATCGTGGCCGCATTGCTGTCGGCGGAAATCACGACCCGTACCGGCCGCGACCCGGCGGAAATCTACCGTGATCTGACGCAGCGGCTGGGTGACCCGGTCGAGCGCCGCGTTCAGGCGGTGGCGACGGCGGCGCAGCGCGCGCTGCTCGCGCGGCTGTCGCCAGCGCAGTTTCCTCATGCCGAACTGGCGGGCGAGAAGATCGGGCAGGTGCTCGACCGCGCGCCGGGCAACGGCGCGGCCCTCGGCGGGATCAAGGTGGTCACGAAGAATGGATGGTTTGCCGCGCGACCGTCGGGAACGGAAGACCTCTACAAGATTTATGCTGAAAGTTTTCTCGGCGAGGATCACCTGACGCGTATCGTCGACGAGGCCGAGGCGCTGATCGACAGCACGCTCGCGGCACAGACGGCGATGTGA
- a CDS encoding PRC-barrel domain-containing protein, which translates to MLRSIEDLHGCTVSALDGDIGTVDQAYFDDDAWGLRYLVVETGTWLSNRQVLVSPRSVRRSDAAANVIYVNLTQQQVRDSPNVDTHKPVSRQYEIDYLRHYNYPTYWGGPNLWGMGAWPAFDATDPTTDSAPEPPSRIDRPAAEPPADVHLRSTDEVKGYHIETVDGDIGHVCGFIYDDEAWAIRYLRVDTRNWWPGGKEVLVAIRWIVLVDWFTSTVSTTLTRDAIRHSPAYDGTTPVHRSYEVALHQYYGLDGYWSRREPASQADAPHNAER; encoded by the coding sequence ATGCTACGCAGCATCGAGGATCTGCACGGCTGCACCGTCAGCGCGCTCGACGGCGACATCGGCACGGTCGATCAGGCCTATTTCGACGACGACGCGTGGGGCCTGCGCTATCTGGTGGTCGAAACGGGCACCTGGCTCAGCAACCGCCAGGTGCTCGTTTCGCCCCGGTCGGTCAGGCGCTCGGATGCGGCGGCGAACGTCATCTACGTGAACCTGACGCAGCAACAGGTGCGCGACAGCCCGAATGTCGATACGCACAAGCCGGTATCGCGTCAGTACGAGATCGACTATCTGCGCCACTACAACTATCCGACTTACTGGGGTGGCCCGAACCTCTGGGGCATGGGCGCGTGGCCGGCGTTCGACGCGACGGATCCGACAACGGATTCCGCACCGGAGCCGCCGTCGCGGATCGACCGGCCGGCCGCCGAGCCGCCCGCCGACGTTCATCTGCGCAGCACGGACGAGGTGAAGGGTTATCACATCGAGACCGTCGACGGCGATATCGGCCACGTCTGCGGTTTCATCTACGACGACGAAGCCTGGGCCATCCGCTACCTGCGCGTCGATACGCGCAACTGGTGGCCCGGCGGCAAGGAGGTGCTGGTGGCCATCCGCTGGATCGTGCTGGTCGACTGGTTCACGTCCACCGTGTCCACGACGCTGACCCGCGACGCCATCCGGCACAGCCCGGCATACGACGGCACGACGCCCGTCCATCGCAGCTACGAAGTCGCGCTCCATCAGTACTACGGCCTGGACGGATACTGGTCGCGCCGCGAGCCGGCGTCGCAGGCTGACGCCCCGCACAACGCCGAACGGTAG
- a CDS encoding BPSL1445 family SYLF domain-containing lipoprotein has protein sequence MLRRTFIWSTSGSMLALGLAFSGCTTTGPSDASSEQSDKRHTIDSGVDSTLSRLYGAADGSRELVGKARGVLIFPSVIDAGFIVGGEYGEGSLRVRGRTVGYYSTATGSVGWQIGAQSRAIIFLFMTDDSLNRFRSSDGWSAGGDASVAVLKIGANGAVDTSTATGQVDAFVLTNSGLMAGASLDGTKVSRLKSL, from the coding sequence GTGCTAAGACGAACTTTCATATGGAGTACGTCGGGGTCGATGCTCGCCCTCGGCCTGGCATTCTCCGGCTGCACCACCACCGGCCCGTCCGACGCCAGCAGCGAGCAATCGGACAAGCGCCACACCATCGACTCGGGCGTCGACTCCACCCTCTCGCGCCTGTACGGCGCGGCGGACGGTTCGCGCGAACTCGTCGGCAAAGCGCGCGGCGTGCTGATTTTCCCGTCGGTCATCGACGCCGGCTTCATCGTCGGCGGCGAGTATGGCGAGGGTTCGCTGCGGGTGCGCGGGCGCACCGTCGGCTACTACAGCACCGCAACCGGCTCCGTCGGATGGCAGATCGGCGCGCAATCACGGGCGATCATCTTTCTGTTCATGACCGACGACTCGCTCAACCGCTTCCGCAGTTCGGACGGATGGTCGGCGGGCGGAGACGCATCCGTCGCGGTGCTGAAGATCGGCGCGAACGGCGCTGTCGACACCAGCACGGCAACCGGGCAGGTGGATGCATTCGTGCTGACCAACAGCGGATTGATGGCCGGTGCGTCGCTCGACGGCACCAAGGTCAGCCGGCTCAAGTCGCTGTAG
- a CDS encoding type II toxin-antitoxin system HicB family antitoxin — protein sequence MQYPLYVRQTDDMRYRGRFPDFPRADASGKSFDELEHNARDRVERLYDRSEFLIPEPTDDLTALQALDMDDGKGIWMFVDIDLAQVTSRAVHLQFSLNEDVLRDIDDAAHASRMTRPAFIALACLHELDRARVMAHDRRSARRFGG from the coding sequence ATGCAATACCCGCTATATGTTCGTCAAACTGACGATATGCGCTATCGCGGTCGTTTTCCCGACTTCCCTCGCGCTGACGCGAGCGGAAAGTCGTTTGATGAACTGGAGCACAATGCGCGGGACAGGGTAGAGCGGCTCTACGACCGCAGCGAGTTCCTCATTCCGGAGCCGACCGACGATCTGACCGCGTTGCAGGCGCTGGATATGGACGACGGAAAGGGCATCTGGATGTTCGTCGACATCGATCTCGCGCAGGTCACGTCGCGCGCGGTCCATCTGCAATTCAGCCTGAATGAAGACGTGCTGCGTGACATCGACGACGCAGCCCACGCGAGCCGGATGACACGCCCTGCATTCATTGCGCTGGCCTGTCTGCACGAACTCGATCGCGCGCGGGTGATGGCACACGATCGGCGTTCGGCACGCCGGTTTGGGGGGTGA
- a CDS encoding Spy/CpxP family protein refolding chaperone gives MLASALLVGIAVLTNPASAATPAQPRTDAHVTTIAAHTAVDTRIDNLHSRLQITATQESLWQPVAQVMRDNAAAMDSLRQSRTANAHSMSAVDDLRSYGQFIDTHADGIKKLTPPFEALYNSMSDAQKHNADLIFRNDRHATTKKG, from the coding sequence ATGCTCGCGTCGGCACTGCTTGTCGGCATCGCCGTGCTGACCAACCCGGCCAGCGCCGCGACGCCCGCGCAACCTCGGACGGACGCGCACGTCACAACCATCGCGGCCCATACCGCTGTCGATACGCGAATCGACAATCTGCACTCGCGCCTCCAGATCACGGCGACGCAGGAATCGTTGTGGCAGCCGGTCGCGCAGGTCATGCGCGACAACGCCGCCGCCATGGATTCGCTCAGGCAGTCCCGCACCGCCAACGCGCACAGCATGAGCGCCGTCGACGATCTCCGGTCATACGGCCAGTTCATCGATACCCATGCGGACGGAATCAAGAAACTCACGCCTCCGTTCGAGGCGCTGTACAACAGCATGTCGGATGCGCAGAAGCACAACGCCGATCTGATTTTCCGCAACGACAGGCACGCCACGACAAAGAAGGGTTGA
- a CDS encoding Lrp/AsnC family transcriptional regulator — protein sequence MTAHLDDYDRKLLAEVQKDARIPQNELGARVNLSTAAVNRRLKRLSDDHVIERYTAVVEPGAVGYPLMIVVTVEIEREQMDLLDSMKRTFEACPQIQQCYYVAGEWDFVLVLVVRHMDQYNDLTRQLFFGNNNVKRFKTLVVMDRVKAGQNVPVHIEP from the coding sequence ATGACCGCGCATCTCGACGACTACGACCGGAAATTGCTCGCTGAAGTGCAGAAGGATGCGCGAATTCCGCAGAATGAATTAGGGGCGCGCGTCAACCTGTCCACTGCCGCCGTCAACCGGCGCCTGAAGCGGCTGTCCGATGACCACGTGATAGAACGATACACTGCGGTCGTTGAACCCGGGGCCGTGGGCTATCCTTTGATGATTGTCGTCACGGTCGAGATCGAGAGGGAGCAGATGGACCTGCTCGATTCAATGAAGCGAACGTTCGAGGCCTGTCCGCAGATCCAGCAGTGCTATTACGTTGCTGGCGAATGGGATTTCGTGCTGGTACTGGTCGTGCGTCACATGGATCAGTACAACGATCTGACTCGACAACTTTTTTTCGGTAACAACAACGTCAAGCGGTTCAAGACGCTCGTGGTCATGGATCGTGTGAAGGCCGGCCAGAATGTGCCTGTCCATATCGAACCCTGA